The stretch of DNA CAATGCAGGAATAACTTAATCAGATCATTACTGATATAATTGCCGATGGGAATTTCGATGGGACTCAAACCCTACTGATCCCTATAGATGGACATCAGCAAATTGTTTGCACATAGACAGGTAAGCTTACATGTATGTCTGAATGATCAGGCAGAGGCTTAGCTGAATTATGGTTGACTATACTATACCAACTTGAATTGGTTTTGTTATTTGCATGCAAAATATGACTTCTGACCTGACCTAAAAACCTGATGAGAATGTTCATAATGTATGTTGAAATAAATATTGCTATACAGATTAATAAACGTCCCTGCTTTATACCAGTTTTAGcagtagcagagagagagagagaaagagagagagagagagagaaagaaagagagaagtacCTCAGTGTGGGGGGCAATGCAGCCCACAGTCTCCGTCCTCCTCTCCATGCTGTCCACAGAGAAACCTACAAAGGTCACCGGACTGTTCTCCGTGGTGCCATAGGCaatctgtccacacacacacacacacacacacacacacacacacacacacacacacacacacacacacacacacacagagagagagaaagagagatgtattAATATGCCTTTATCTCATACTGTGGATTCTAGCACAATGGAGTTAAACACTGTCATGGTGATTGTGTTCCCTATAAGCATCGATCACCAACCGCTGTGATAACCACGCCATTCAAATAACTAGGAGTGTTCATAATAACAGTGTCTATAATTTAACGATGGTTGTTGTTAAACAATGCTTTCAGGTAATGCTTAAAACACTAAAAACTGGGCTTATTCCCTAACTATGGAGGGACTGGAGTTCATGTCACGGTGAGAAAGCCAAATTTGATCAATGTGCCAAACCTCAGAACGGATGAAAGATGGATACTATCACATCCTGGATAAAGCTTTTGTCTGTGTCCAAAGTTCACATTTGAATACCATTAAGTCATGGTTAAGAAAATACAGCCCATCCCTGATCTTTTCTAGCTGTACATTTACCAGATAGATAAATACCAGCAATAACACTTCATATGTTTACACAAGCTAAACCCAAAACAAACAATCCCATTCTCTGGATCATTGACTAGTTGCTAATCAGCACAAGCTCAGCACTCAAAACGAGAACTCAACCAAATCAGTTCACGAAAGGTCGAAACTGAAAGGTCGTACCGAAGGGTCGTACTTCTGCACTCATGGACTTTTCCACATGTGAAAGCAGTGAGGTGAGGAATAGAAGGCCTATTTACACGGCCCCCGCGGCTAATCCAGGCCACCTGCCTGGGAGACTCTCCACTGCTGGACGGTTCTCTCCCCAAGCTCCTCTAGCGGGAAGGGGGGGCGGCTGACTCAGCCCGTTCTAGGGGGGACCTGGCCTAGGAGGACCGTGAGAGATGTGGAGCACACCTGACAACTGGCACACCTGTCCTGTCGTCTTGTCCCTGCTACTGGCACACCTGTCCActgccccaaaacacacacacacatgggcacacacacacacacacacacacaaataatcactaacacacacacacacacacgattgggGACATAGGCTCTTATAATGAATGGTGTGAAGAGCCAGAGACCTTCCCATGAACACAAGCACAGCCTCTGCACCTGTAAAAGATCAGGGCTTGAGAGGAAAAGCAGCTGTGCAATAAAAAGTGCATTTCTTTCAGACTCATTTGTTCACTGTGGATCCAGAGCCAACGTTTGCTTTCTGAAGTTTTCGTTGCTATTTTTATCGAATCAGAAGTAGCCATCAAAAGCCTTTTCAAAGGCTGCAATCATCACACAATAACTGTGGATACAAATCAGAGCTCTATCTACCactaaacaagtgtgtgtgtgtgttagtgattatgtgtgtgtgttagtgattatgtgtgtgttttggaccagtgtgtgtgtactatggaGCTCTTTATAAAACTCCCCACCAAGGTCTCGTCTGGACTTTTGAATTCCTTGGCCTTCATGAGAGCGTGTCAGTATCGGCCCTTCCTCACAGGTGCTGGGTTAGCACCTAGCGTCCTGTGGACGCGGTGCTACGTTGGGCCGTTTACTTTTACGGAGGGATATCATAGGAGTGCAGTGCACCTGAAGGCTGACTTTCCCAATAAAACGCTAGATTTGTTGAGCAAACACTAGATTCCACctattctgagagagagagaacgaaggAAGGAGTGGGCAAAagcaaatgtgtgtttgtgtgtgtgtgtgtgtgtttgtgtgggtgtatgtgggtgtgcatTCACTGTTTAAGGCCAAGGTGTACCAGGCGAAGTGCCAGTTTGCCCTGGGGACAAAGTGAAAGTCATCTTCTCCAGTCACGCTGTCTTTcctactcctctcttctcctcctctctcctctcctcctcttctctcctctcttctcctcctctcttctcttctcttctcttctcctctcttctcctatgACTCCACTCACTTTCGTCAAACACTATTTTTGTGGTTGACCGATATCCTCTTCCTCTCCGCTAAACCTCTTCACTCCTTTCCTGTCCTCCATTCTCATTAATCTGTCACTCATCTCCTGTGGTCACTTTCTCTTCTGCCTCTTCGGGTCAACCACTCCACTCggctctgttttctctctctttcgacTTCACACTTCATTTTTTCGTGGTCACTCACAATGTCCCTAtttcctcctcatcttctctctcatgttccatcctcttttcctctcctcagtTGCTCTTCttctatcctctcttctcctctttttctcctctcctcagtttCTCTTCttctatcctctcttctcctcttttctcctctctctcctctcctcagtttCTCTTCTActatgctctctctcctctcctcagtttCTCTTCTActatgctctctctcctctcctcagtttCTCTTCttctatcctctcttctcctcttttctcctctcctcagtttCTCTTCTACtatgctctctcttctctcctctttcctcctcttttctcctctcctcagtttCTCTTCttctatcctctcttctcctctctctcctctcctcagtttCTCTTCttctatcctctcttctcctctttcctcctctctctcctctcctctttttctcttctactatgctctctcttctctcctctttttctcctctcctatcctctacttttttacttttcattTCCTTCTTTTCTCCACCTTCTCCAAATCTACGCTTCAGTCGATTCTTTTGTTTTCCCATCCAGCTCAGTGGAATGTTGCTAttttggtctgtctgtctgtctgtctgtctgtctgtctgtctgtctgtctccatcttGCCTGCTCAAACAGCTAAGGGGAGAAATGAAACATTCAATCTCAAGATTAAGAATACACCTCAACGTCTGAAATGCTCTGTCTCTGCGGGACGTAGagaatttcttttcttttttcaattGTTAGGTcttgatgctctctctctttctctctctccctcacacacctactcacccacacaaacacacacacacacacatctggctcTGATTATGTGTTACACACTAGTCTCACGAGAGCCAGacctttcttctcttttcttctcttttcttctcttctctttctccgcAGGCAGAAAAACAATAGCAATGTCTGGAGTGGTGCATAGTCTCCATCTTAACCTTTCCATCGCTGGGGCGAACCTGTTTGTCTGTCTAAACGCATCCAATGCAGCTGAATTTGTTCAAACgacatacatatttatttatacgTCTGAATGGCACCAAACCAATATGCCTTTTTCCGAAATACACTTGAAAACCACAAAATCTACATAAATATGACAGGATCTATTCATAATGCCAAATCCATAAATCTTTTTTAAATTCATAAAGAATGCAACTTTCATTAAATGTGCGGGATCATTAAAAATCCTTTATCATATCAAATTAACTTTTTATACTTCTCATTATCTACCTATAGTAGTATGCTCTTAATCTCTCTTATTGTAAATGACAGGAGATATTTTTGTGTCCCTGTGATCATGTAAGACAGATTACTGTAAAAGGCTACACATTCTTCACTGAAAATAGGAATATAGTATATTTAGGAAAATGCAAATATTTAAGGTGAATTTCTCTCATTTGATTAGGAACCTTTACAAGAAGGTAAATGCACCTTCACCTGTTTTTGTCGCCAGTCATAACCTCGATCTCTCTTGTACCATTCTAAATAGAACTGGACCGAGATCCTATTTACACAACGGCTAAATAGGTCTAGGACAAGTCATTCCTGACCACCTGAAGACAGACACAATAACACGGCCCAAAATGCTTTGGGTCTGTAAACAGTAAACAGCAAACAGTAAACAAACATGGTTGCTGCGGCTTGGGCTCCTTCACTGagagtgtgaaagtgtgtgtgagtatgtgtgagagtatatgagagagagagagagagagagagagagagagagagagagagagagagagagagagagagagagagagagagagagagagtgtgtgtgtgtgtttgagagaggtcCCCCCTTCCATTTGCCCAGTACTCCATTTGCCCAGTAGGGTTAAACTCTCACAGACACttgacttcctctctctctctttctctctctcgctctctctctctttttcctctctctctctctcctcctctctctctctctctctctctctctctctctctctctctttctcctctctccacgtAACAGCCTGGCTTGCCCTGAACTTAGGAAGGAGAAggtgaaggagaaaaaaaaccccAAGCCTTCAGTCCTCCCCTTGCAGAAGAGTGAGCGAGGGAGCAGTATAAATAGTGCTGCCTCCTTCACTGCCCTGCTGTATCTTCAAAAACTCCAAagagaatctttttttttagcactgccttccatttctctctttctctccctctctcactcactcatttacactctctctctctcacacacacacacacacacacactctctctctctttacagcACGTCTGTCTGAGGTCTCTTGAAGCCTCTTTTTCGTTTCTTTCAGAGCTGAGACACAGTCGccgtcttcctcttctctcactcacttgctTTCCCTCCATCTTTTCCTCCGTTAATACTCCAAGGATCCTTTCTTTAGACGTCGACTGACCACCTTGCGCTATATCATCCTCGAGGCAAGCAGTCCGGCCATCAACGGTCACTCGCAAGAACCAGAGAGAAGGTAGGCGAGGCCACTCCAAaccgagaacacacacacacacacacacacatacacacacgtctgcCACCATGCTGTGCGTGAAGTTGGCCTTTGCCATGGCGCTCCTTGCGCCCGCGACGCTGGCGGGTCCCAGCCAGTGTCCGAGCCAGTGCCATTGCCACGGCGACCTGCAGCACGTCATCTGCGACAACGTGGACCTCAAGAAGATCCCTCAGGTGTCGGAGACCACGCGCCTGCTCAACCTCCAGCGCAACAACCTGGGCTCCCTGGCCACCGGCGGCTTCGCCGATATGAAGGGCCTTATCTCGCTCCACCTGCAGCACTGCAAGATCCAGGAGATCGCCGGACAGGCCTTTAAGGGGCTCAAGAAGCTCATCTACCTCTACCTGTCGAACAACGAGATCTCCTCCATCCGGCCGGGCGCCTTCGACGACCTGGGCGAGCTCACCTATCTGTACCTGGACGGCAACCGCATCAGCGCCTTGGCCAAAGGCATCTTCGCGCCCATGATCAACCTGTTCATCCTGCAGCTGGACAACAACCAGATCCGCGACCTGCCCCCTGGCGTCTTCGCCGGCGCCAAGGACCTGCGCTGGCTGCACCTGAGCGGCAACGAGATCGCGTCCGTGCAGCCCGGCTCGCTGGACGACGTGGAGAACCTGGCCATCCTGCACCTGGACCGCAACAAGCTGAGCACGTACCCGCTGACCGCCATGAGCAAGCTGAGGGTGGTCGAGGAGCTGACCCTCTCCAAGAACCCGCTCACCTTCATCCCAGACAACGCCTTCCGCAGCTTCGGCCGCTACATGGAGAAACTGCACCTGGACAGCATGGGACTTCAGAAGGTGAGCCACACCGTCCGCTGAttccgtgtgagtgtgtgtgtgtgtgtgtgtgtgtgtgtatgttggaggGTAATGTGATGCTCAAAAAAGGTGACCATGCAAATCTTGAAATTTGAAATCTTGACCATGCAAATCTTAAAATTCCGTCACAGAATCTATTTTGTGATTGCTAAAATAATATAGTAACACGTGTAAATATATACCATTAGGTGAGGGAGATTGTTTCTGCTtcacgagtgtgtgtgcttgtgtgtgtgtgtgtgtctgtgtgttgtctgtgtgtgtgtgtgtgtgtgtgtgtgtgtgtgtgtgtgtgtgttgtctgtgtatctgtgttaaTATATGTTATGATTTTATTGATGTTAGTGAGTTATTGATGTTTTTTCAAGTTTGATGGCCAGTTTAATGTAATAGCCTGTCTCAACAAAGTGACTGTATTAACAGCAAAGACAAACTCcgaaaataaattattattattcaaattTCTGAAACAAGACATAAATCCATGGATATGCACATTATTAAAATACAGGAAGCTAGTGATGTAACCGACAGGAACAGCCAGTTGCAAATTATGGAGGAAGTAACTATAAAAGTCATAAAATTTTACGCGGGCTTTCAAAATGAGCCAACTGTGTGATTTTTGGATTGGAGTGGATGTTTTAATGTTTCATAAGGGGCACAGTGAGTTATTTATCTAGTGAATGAACTATTTACTCTGGACGGGACGATGCTGACCATTCGGGCTACCCTGGGTCAGATGGGTGCAGCTGTTTGTTTTGGTTACGGGCTTGCAGGAGTCAACAGAAAAATCGGAGTATACTATTCCATTATGGCTGCTCAAGGATGCAGGGGGAGTAATCCAACACCTACGCTTCAAAAACTAGAAGTAATTGAATTGACAATAATTTTGGGCATGCAACTAGATCATATCAATGAGTGTTTTGGGTGACTGTGATCAAATGTGATATACACAAATGCAAATTTTACACTAATCCTGTGTCCTTTACATGTTGGGCTACGCATTAGTGTGGTTGGTTGAGTGTGTTTTAGTGAGTTTTATTGGCAATAAATCTGTGAGCCAAGGCTGTGTTGCTGCCGGGCCGAACTTGGCCACAGCCTAAGTGGCTGGTGCAGTACAGTGGACTCAGGAGGCCTAATGTGTTTTCCTGACTTCAGTCACACTTGTAGAACCCTAATGGGATCCAGACAACACAAAAGAGACGCTCACGGCCATCGCAGTGATTAGCTGCACATGTGTGGGAAAATGGCAGCCTCTCTtgctatctgtctttctctccctctccatgtctgtgtgtctcaacctctgatactctctctctcttactgtctcaatttctctctctctctctctctctctcttagtgtctcaatttctctctctgtctttctctctctgtctcaatcactctttctctctctctctctctctctgtctcaatctctctctgtctcaatctctctttctttctctctctctctctctgtctcaatctCTTTCTCAGTATCccccttttctgtctctctttctctctgtctaaaTGACCAGATCACTGAAAGGCCAACACTGAAATTACGGGCCAACACCGCCCATCCATAGAGGCGCTAAGCCTCCACACATTTGGACAGCCACATCGGCAACAACAGCCACAGCTGTGGATAAGGGGTGTGTTCGAGACGCCCAGGAAGCACTAGAGGAACGAGAGCTGCGGTCGCCACGGATGCGGTTGACCCGCGTGCTTACGCCATGTGACCGTATCTAATGTTCTGGCCAGACGGGGAAGATCCTGTTCTGCACTCCTCAaccaaaagaaagagaaggaaagaaggaatgaaagaaagaaagaaagaaagaaagaaagaaagaaagaaagaaagaagatagatcgatagatactttattgatccccaaggggaaattcaagtcattcaagaaagaaagaaagaaagaaagaaagatggggGCGTACAACTGAGCATGAAGACATTATCAGAGATCCCTTTGAGAGGGGACACAAGAGCTGTGtttggtgagagagggagagatttgtGGTGGCATGTTATCTCCTGAGCCAATATGCAACATGACACACATGATTCTCAACGGTCAGTTTGAAAGTCTGCAGTGTTTGGTCTTAAGAGTGAGGGAAACAGAATGACagtaagagagcgagagagaaaaaagagagagcgagagagagagagagagagagagagagagagagagagagagagagagagagagatggaaagagatagagggaaaagcgatggagggaaggagagaaggagggcgGTTAGCGGTACCGGTAGTGTGGTCACTAGCCGTGAGGGCCCCTTAAA from Alosa sapidissima isolate fAloSap1 chromosome 24, fAloSap1.pri, whole genome shotgun sequence encodes:
- the chad gene encoding chondroadherin codes for the protein MLCVKLAFAMALLAPATLAGPSQCPSQCHCHGDLQHVICDNVDLKKIPQVSETTRLLNLQRNNLGSLATGGFADMKGLISLHLQHCKIQEIAGQAFKGLKKLIYLYLSNNEISSIRPGAFDDLGELTYLYLDGNRISALAKGIFAPMINLFILQLDNNQIRDLPPGVFAGAKDLRWLHLSGNEIASVQPGSLDDVENLAILHLDRNKLSTYPLTAMSKLRVVEELTLSKNPLTFIPDNAFRSFGRYMEKLHLDSMGLQKFADGAFSGVTALKTLYLNNNKLKSLPSSLEFSTITNLTLDNNAWSCTCQLTNLRKWMDSSRQRLDAVCSSPSTQRGKQIRDSNVFSRCKGKSKRAKKGTRH